A region of the Planktothrix tepida PCC 9214 genome:
CGTAACTCAACTGCGGTTACAAACGGATTTAAGGAATATTTTTCAAGAAAAAACCTTAACGGGACAACGAGTAGATTTACAAGACACTCATATTAATTGGAAACAAAATCCTCCCACAGCTTATTTAAAAGTTCGTTCTACCGAACCCGTTACCCCCAGACAAGTGCGTTTAGTCCAAGATTTTATCAATCAAAAAATGAGACAAAATTTCACATTGGTTTTCTTAGTTGAAGATGTAGAACAAGTCGAAGCAGAGAAGTAATCAGTTGTCAGTCATCAGTTATCAGTAATTAGTGTAGAGATATGGTTTCGCCCAGGTGTGCCTGTACGAGTTAAGAGAGAGTCAATCAACTAATTAGTAATTACTGACAACTGACAACTGATAACTGATAACTGATAACTGATTTTAAAATCCGCCAAAATCAAGGGGGCTAGATACAGGACTGGTGAAGACAAAATAAATAATTCCGGCTCCTAATAATGCGATCGCTAAACTAAAAAGAATTACCCAACGATCAGGTGGTTCGTAGGTATCTTCTTCAATATCTCGACGCACAATAAAATATTGAAATGTGGATAATAATACGGTTAATAAACCCACTCCTGAAAATAATAATCCTAATTTCCAACCATAACCAGGGCCAGGAACAGCAATAGGTTGAAATGCACGCAGGCGTAAAATCACAACACCAAATCCCATTAAACCAACGGCGGTTCGCATCCAGGCGAGATAAGTTCGTTCATTGGCTAAGTGATCTCGAACGCGGGAAGGGTTCAATTTTTTGGGTTTCTGGATAATTTCTGCGGTAGAATCTGGTGATTTCATGAACTCAGAGGCTTTGATTTGGGTGTAATCTTCAGTTTTCATAGTTGAGAAAATTCAACAAAAATACAGAGAATTAACGAAGAAATCACTTTTTTTCAGGGTGATTTTGATTACCCCTTTTCTCCCCGTTTAAAGGGAGACAGGGGAACATAGTTAGAATCACTTAAGATTTTTTTGTACTCAAAGTATTAGGAATTTGGCTATCAATAATACTCTGAGAAATATTAGGGATAAACCAATGAGTATCATTAGCTTGAACAACCTTTGCTAAGGGGGAGTTAAACTCAAGAGTTCCCGTGTCAGGATTAGTGGTAATTTCTAACTGAGTTCCATCCAGAATTTTAACGGCAATCGGCCCTTGTAAAGGCTCAGATTGTTCACTGAGTGCCAAATTAGTTCCCTTAATATCTTGGGGTAAATAGAAGCCATCACAATCCCACTTTTTAGGGGTAGTTTGATTATCACCCAAAAAATAAAGGGTTGCTTGATCTTCTTGATCTTCTTTTTGGGGACTGCCATAAACTGCGATTGTTTTTCCCGTTTTATTGGTACATTGTCCCCAATGAGTTGCTGATTTTAACGCATATTGTTGAAACTGTAAATAGTCAAGTTGTTGTTGAACAGGTTTAGAAATTGCACCTTGAGTTTGCTTTTCATCTTCAGCAACTAAAGACAGTTGTTTTAAAGCTTGGGTGACTTCAATATAATCAGGATTCTTTGTATATTTAGGTTCGGCGGAAGCAGGTTGAGAGAACACCAAATTGAGCATCAGAACCAAAGCAATCAATAGAGAGGTTAAGAATTTCATGAATTTTATCCTTGAATTAGGTTGAATCAAAACGTTAAAACTTGTACCGGGTGTAATCCCATTATTCAACTTCGGCTACTTTGGGGGGGTTAGAAAACAAAACCCAAGCACAACTAATGCCTAAAGCCAGAAGTGCTAATAAAAGGTTTTCTTTAACGATAAACACACCTAAACCAATTAAAACACAGGGAACAAACGTATTACCATAACCCGTTAATACTTTGGCAATAGTTGGAAAATGGGTTAACTTGTAAGCGACATAACACCAAACCCCAACGAGGGAGAAAAAGGTACATAATATCGTTAATAAAGTTTCCCAACTGCTACTCGCAAATAGGGGAACATAAATCCCTATATTATCGCTGCCATTGGCAACCGTTACCGCCGCGACTCCATAGGTTTGAGGAGATAACCAATTTTGCCAAAAAGAGGGGTTATCCGATGTTAGGGAAGTCTCTATAGTTGGTGAATCATCATCCTCGTCTTCTTGAGATTTCAATAAATAATAAATTCCCAAAATAACAGGAACTAAACCCAACCCTCGAATCCAATCAGGAGGAATCAATAAACTTCCAAAAAAACCGGGTAAACTTGCCAATAATAAGAGGGTAAATCCTAAATACTGACCGATAACAATTTGACGGCGACGGAACAAGGCATTAACTTGGGAAAAAAATAGAGTGAGGATGAAAATATCATCAATATTAGTCGCAGCAAAGGCGGCGGTTCCTGTGGAAATGGCGGTTATAAATTCGTTCATGGTTTGATTTTCCTGTGAGGGTTAATAATGGAGAGGTTTAGAATTTTCGTCTGCGTTTAGTCGAATAGGAATGGGAAGTAGGAAGCACTAAAGAAGCTGAAGGAATAATTTCAGGAGTGGGGTGAGTAAATTGAGCATGAATTTCTTCAATATGTCGTTCCATTGTTCTGACTAATTTCGGTGAACGAGTGCGTTGTCTGACGAACCAGCCACAAGTTACGAATAAGTAGAGGAGGAATAAATAAGGGAAGAGATTATAAGGGGCTTCAGGAACTGGAAACAGTTGATTTCCGGGGATACCAACGCTACCAATAATCGGAATCATCATGAAGCCAATAGCTAAGATAGAACAGACAACATCCATCGGGCGCAGTTGTTTAATTTTGTGGAGATAAAGGGGCGCAGCCAGGGAAACTAAAATGTAAACCGTTAAAAATCCATAACTACAAATCGCTCCTAAATAACCCATACTTTCAAATAAGCGAATATTAAACATTGACAGGATTGCTGGAACTAGAAACATTACAAAGGAACAGAGGGTAACAGCAATATGAGGGGTACGATTTGAAGCGTGGGTTGTACCAATAGACGCATGAAATAAACCGTGACGCGCCATAGTAAAAAAGATGCGGGCGGCGGGATTAATAGTTCCTAAAACACAAGCAAAGAAGCTAAATAAAACCCCGAAAGCAATAATATCTCCTAAGAATCCGAAGCCGATTTGATGGGAAAGAAAAGCTAAGGGTTCTTCTGTTGTTGTAATCGAAACCCCAGTTCCTTCAAATCCTAGAATTTCAACATAACTGGTGAAGATAAAAAAGACTCCAGCTAAGATAACACTGCCCATCACAGAACGGGGAATCGTTCTTAACGGATTTTTAGCTTCATCCCCTAATGTGGTGGCACTTTCAAATCCTGAAAATCCAAATAAAGCTAACACTAATCCAGTGGCAATATGACCCGGAGTAACCCCTTCTAAGGTGAGTTGGCTCAGATCTAAAGCAAAGCCTTTATGTGCCCAAATAAGGATAGTTAGAATGCCAATTAACAAAATCGAAATTCCTTCCATCCATAACATCGCCATAGCGGAAAGTTGGATATCTTTGTAGGCTGCATACCAAGCAATTCCAGCACCAATGGCGAGTAAGGTAATTGCCGAAGGATGAATCCCTAAATGACCAAATAATATGCCGCTAAAGTTAGCTAAACCACAGAGAACAGACATTCCCGTGAATAAATAGGCGAGTACCAAACTCCAACCACAAATAACTCCGGCGGTGGGGCCTAATCCTTTAACAATATACGCATAAAATGAACCCGGAGAAGCAGAACGTCTGGCAAATTGATTAATATTAATACTGACAAAGATTAAGCCGATTAAACCAATTAAAAAACTGAGCCAGGTTCCTTTTCCTGAAAGGGCAACTAATAATCCTAAATTAGAGGCTGGAATTGTTGTAGGGGCAATTACAGCAAAAGATTGAGCTAAAACTTCACCAAAAGAAAGACAATCCTTTTTTAAGCCATGAGAACCCTGATGGAGTTGAGTGCTTTCGGTCATAGAGTAATTCCTTCTGTATTTCAAATAGACATCGGTGAATTGCTCTGCGATCGCCAATAAAGTATTGAGCAATGATTAACGATATCACCGGAAATGAAACCGTTAGTGTTTCAAGTTTTACTCTATGCGGATTCGATAATAGAATCAACTGTTCTTTTTTGTTGAATTGATAAATTTTATTGATTGATTCTCCCCTTAATGGTGTTTTACGGTAGGATCAAAGGGTAATCGCTGAAAATTTTCTACTTCAGTTCTGAATCTTCTGAGTGGATTTCCTCATGAATGGTTTGAGTTTTAGGACGAGGAATTCGTTGCTGTTTATAGAAGGGTTTATAAACTCGTTGCCGATAAATAGACGTGTGTTTGACTTTTTTAAACCCACTTAAAATCAGTAACGTCATTAAGGTTCCGATTAAACTCATGCGCCATAATCCACATCCAGCGGCGGTTCCTAAACCTGCGGTTAACCACAAAGCTGCTGCCGAAGTTAGCCCTTTAACTTTAGGCTTAAGATTAGGTTTTGGCTGTTGCAAAATCAGGCCCGCCCCAAGAAATCCTACTCCGGTTGCAATGCCTTGAACAGTACGACTAAGGGCATTAGTTGAGTTCATATCAAACCCGGCTTGTAAAGGCAGCATGATAAAAATAGCAGCCCCTAAACTGACAATCATATAAGTTCTCATTCCCGCCGGCCTACTGGGTTGCTGACGATCTAGTCCAATCAATCCTCCGATGAACAAAGCAATTCCTAGGCGGAAAATAATGGTGAACCAATCATCAGCCGGAAAAAACATTGGGTTAGAATTTATAGCCATTGCTCCTCAACCCCCCTAGGATAAAAAATCCTACTATTTTTTAAATCTCATAGTGCCAAAAAGGTTGATGTCCAGGTAAAAGAATAAATTGCCTATTTAACCGTTCAATAATTCCATGCTGTTCAAATTCTTTCAAAAGTCGAGTGACCGTGACTCTTGTTGTGCCAATTGTTTCAGCAATTTCTTGATGGGTTAAATGGAATTCAATCAGTTGTCCCTGAGAGACACCACTGCCAAATTTGTTGGCTAATAAGGTCAATAATTTATGCAACGCTTCATCAACAGGACGGGAATGAACGATTTCTAAAAAGGTTTGCAGTTGATGAATATGTTCAATTAACAGGGGATATAGATTATCAAATTCAGAGATTGGAACAGGAATCGCCTGAACTGGGGTCACGCACTCCATATAGTAGGGGTCAGCTTTAGACAAAACCCGTGAAACGATATCTCCTCTTCCCCATAACCCTAATGTAACAACAGTTCCATTTTCCAGGTAAGTGAGGGTACGCACAACACCCGACTGAATTTTCCACAGGTGATCCCGTCTTAAAGGAAGTCGGTCACGACGTTGGAAGTAACGCTGTTGTTGACTGAATTCCGGTGCAATTCCTGAAGCTAAAGTCATGGAAGATACAAACTAAACGAAATTTAACTAAAATTGTAGACTATGTTACTTGTGTTTGTATTAAAATACAGTTTTAATTGTATTAAATTTTTGATAGTCCCCAGGCTAACCCCATCCCCGAATCATGCAAGAGGTGAGTAACTTTACAATGGCTGGAATGACCCTAGAGCAACTGCGAATTTTTTTGGCGGTAGCAGAACATCTACACTTTACCCGTGCGGCTGAGAACCTCTATATTACGCAACCGGCGGTTAGTGCTGCGATTCAAAGCTTAGAAACAGAATATCGAGTTAAGTTATTTCATCGGATTGGTCGCCACGTTGAAATTACAGAAGCTGGACAATTACTGCAACTTGAAGCCCAAAAAATTTTAGAACAAGTCGCGTTAACCGAACGAGGATTAAGAGAGTTAAATAATTTACAACGGGGAGAACTCAAGTTAGGCTCAAGTTTAACCATTGGAAACTATTGGCTACCGGAAAAAATTAGTCAATTTCAACGGCAATATTCAGGAATTATTGTCAACTGCACCTTAGCGAATACCGAGGAAATTTGTTTAGGGACAGCCAACGGACACTTTGATTTAGGATTAATTGAAGGGGAAGTCAAACCTTCTTTACAAAAATTATTAAGTCAGGAGGAAATTGGCAGCGATCGCTTATTAATTGTTGTTGGACAGTCCCATCCTTGGTTTAACCGAGACAAAGTTGATTTAACAGAACTTAAAAATACAGATTGGGTCATGCGAGAACCGGGTTCAGGGACTCAACAACGCTTAGAAGAAGCGTTACAAAATTGGGGAATTAATCTCAGCGAATTAAAGGTTATTTTAGTTTTAAATACGGGAGAAATGGTGAAATCTGTTGTCGAAGAAGGTCATGTAGCAGCCGGAATTTCTGAACTGATGGTTAAAAAAGAATTAAAATTAGGAGTTTTAAAGGCGATTCGGATTGTTGATTATCGTCAACCTTCTCATAAAGAATTAGAATTGATTCGACCTTTTTTAAAAATCAAACATTATCAACGGTTTCAAACTCGCATTTCTCAAACCTTTGAAAAAATGTTATTATTGAATGAAATTAATTTACAGTTCACTCAAATGAATGTTAGCTAAATGGATCTCTATTCAGAAAACTGATGATTCAATAAAGATTCTAGCTTAAATCCATGAATAAATTTATCATCTACAACTAAAGGTAAACTTCCATTCCATTTATCAATGATTTTCTGGTGCAAAATTTCGGGAGTTAAGGTTTTTTGCAGTAAACTATGAGCTTCAACTTCTCCTTTAGCTAAATTAACCTTAACTTCTGCTTCTTTAATGGCTTTTAAAACTAAAAATCCAGCTTTTTTAGCATCCTGTTCAGCAATTTGTTTGGCTTCCACAGCATCGGTAAACCGTTGGGAAAAATGAACATGAACTAGAGAAATATTATCGACTTGAATGTGATAATTAATTAATTGGCTTGTTAATAAATGATCCACTTCTGATTTAACATTTTCCCGACGAGTAATAATTTCTTCGGCAGTATATTTAGCCATAACCGCTTTGAGAATTTCTTCAATAACGGGATTAATAATCGCTTCAATAATGGCTTGTTTATCCCCAATTCGTTGAAACGCTAAATTGACTTCTTCAGGGATAATATGCCAATTCAATGCCACATCAGTAAATACCTCCTGTAAATCTTTTGAGGAAGCTTCAGCCGATATTTCCTGTTTTTGAATACGGACAGTCATCTTTTGTACTGTTTCAGCTACAGGAATAATAAAATGCAATCCTTCATCCAAAATTTCAGCTTGAACCTGACCAAACACCATTAAAATTCCCCGTTCCCCAGCATTAACAATAATCAGAGGATTGAAGAAAATTAAAAGTAATAAAAATAAAAAAAATAGGTTAGCTGGCTTCAAAAATAATTGATATCTGGGCATGGGTACAATCTGAAGTTAACTTTCGAGAACAGTAGAAGATTGAGTATCTACAATTCGATTAAATTGGTGAATATTTAATAATAAACTACTGAGAATTGACCAAGTGATAGCGAGAAACCAACCCGCTAAAATATCACTGGGAAAATGAACGCCTAAATACAGTCTTGTCCAAGCAATTCCAAGGACAAATAATCCTCCTAAACCAATCACGAACCCTCGCCATTTTGTTCTCCAAGTTATAAGAATTAAAACGATTACAAAGGCCATACTTAAGAGTGCGTGACCACTAGGAAAAGAAAAAGTTGAAGGAAAAGGATAGGAAGATTGCCACAAATGAGGTCGAATTCGATGAAAGAAAACTTTAGCGGATTGGCTCAGAATTCCACTTCCTGAAAGCGTTAAAATTAAATACAAAAGCGATCGCCATTGTTTTTGATACCCTAAAATTAAAACAACCGGAGTTGCTAGGAAAACGATTCCTAGAGAAGTACAAGTAAAGGTTAAGATAATCGCCAAGCTTTCCAGTTGAGGTTGTTCTATAGAATGAATGGCGAATAAAATCGATAAATCCCAAGGTAGACCACTGGAACTTTCGCCTACTTTTAAAGCTAGAATCCCAAACAACAGTAAGGGTAAAGAAATTCCTAAAGCTAAAAACTGCCAATGCAGGATGAACCACTGTTGAACAGAACTCCAGTCCCTAAATGACGGTTTATGGGGATTAAAATCAGACATCATTTTGCCCTAAAACTGCACATATTTTCAGTTTAATGCGGTAGCAGGGACAGGTCAATTACATTAGACTGAACTAAGAGTACCATTACTACGGTAAAAGCAGTTGAGGAAAAGACACCCATTGCTAAATCTTTCTTAAGATTTCGTTCAGGGGAAGAAGATTCAACAACATTGATGGCCCCATATTGCATTAGGAGAATTCCCGCTAAATTTGACAGCCAATAGCCAAAAATAGAACTGGGAAAAAATAAATCTTCAGACAATTTACTAAAAACAAATCCAAACCCATAAGCAATCGGTAAATTAAAAATTAAATCGTTCCACCAGCACAACGGAGACATCATGAAACCCAGAAAAACCAAAATTCCGCCGATCCATTTTTTAGACATAAACCTCTTGATTATCCACAATTTCAACTCAATTGTTATCAATTGTTATCAAAAAAAAATCTGACTCAGGACTGATGCCAGAAACCTAAGAAACTCAGTTTCTAGTTGTTGTTTAGGGGCTGAAATCAAAAGGTCTGGTTCAGAAACCTGATTTCTGTGTATATTGTATATGAATCTCGCATGAAATTCAATACATTTCCAATTCATTTTTGTTTGCCCGTCTCCCAAGTTGGCCCCATCAGGGTTCCTCGCAGTCGCCAGGGAGGGTGTTGAGGGACGTTAACCTCTAGTAGGCCACTATAAAGCTTTTCTTGAATATAAGGACTCTCTAAAACGGGCCAATCTTCTAAAACTTGTTGTTTTCCATTAATGATAGCATTGCCAAGGGCTCCATTTTGTTGATAGGTTAAGGTTAAGCGATCGCCTGCTAAACTTTTATAACTTAATTTTCCTTGACTTTTCCAATCTGCTCGAAAATGATAGAGATCGGGCTTATCTTGATCCAATTTTAATAAAACATCCCAACTGTGTTGCGGATCATAATTTTTGCCGACAGGTTCATTTTGTAGACTTAATCGTGCTAAAATAATCGGTAATAAATATTTATGCGGATCACCGAGTTTAATTCGTCGCCACCAAGCATCTTTTTCATCTAAATTAATCGCAGCTAATTTCTCTCTAATCGCTAACCCTCTGGCTTGAAAAGCTGTTTCTTCGACGGAATTAATATGGGGAGGTTTTGGGATAATAAAGCTTGAAGAGTTTGTAGAAGACAAAACAGAACCTTCTAAGAAAAGGTTAGAAATTTTAGTTTTTTTAGAAGAATTTGTTCTAGGAGTATCAACAGCATATAAACGGCAACCAAAAGCAAAAATAAAGATAGCCGTTAACCCGCTCATCAATTTAAGATTAGTCTTCATTACAGTCTCAATTTTTAAGGGGAAAAAACCGTTTTTTAGGAATTTTAAAGGATAACTCTGAACATTTACGATAAAATAGGAAACGAAATCAATGGGAGGATTTATCCGATGGGATATGCAATTGACGTTAATCAATCTAACTTTGAGCAAGAGGTAATCAAAGTTTCCTATAAAAGCCCTGTATTTGTAGACTTTTATGCAACTTGGTGTGGCCCGTGTCAAATTTTAAAACCCATTTTAGAAAAGTTGGTGAACGAATATGATTTTATTTTAGCGAAAATTGATATTGATCAAAATCCTGAATTAGCAAGTCAATATGGGGTAGAAGGTGTACCGGATGTAAGAATTGTGCTTCAAGGAGAAATGCAGCCCGGTTTTGTAGGAGCATTAACAGAAGCTCAAATTCGGCAAACCCTAAGCCAATTTAATTTAAAATCTAATTTTGATCAGGATTTAGAGGCTTTAAAAACTGCGATCACTCAAAAGAACTTTCCCACCGCCAAACAACTTTTAGATCAGCTATTTTCTCACTATCCAAATCGCTTAGAAGTAGTGTTAGAAGCGGCTAATTTTTTAATTGTTCTCAATCAACTTGAAAATGCTGAAAAACTGTTAAATACCATTGGAGAAGATCAGCGCGATTTCTTCCCCAAAGCTCAGGCTTTAAAACAATTAATCCAACTCAAAACAGATGCTACTGCTTCGGGAGAAAGCCAACTGGAACAGAACTATGCAAAAGCTTGTCAATTAACTTTAGCGGAAGACTACGCAGAGGCGTTATCTTTATTTTTAGAGATTGTATCTACCGATCGCAAATATAAAGAGGATGGGGCTAGAAAAGCAATGTTGACTATTTTTAATTTACTGGGGGATGACCATCCCTTGACCCAAAAATATCGGAAACAATTAATGCTACAATTATATTAAGGGGACTCAAACAGGGAATAGAGCAGAGGGAATCGGAAACCGAAAATAGAGAACGCGCCATAGGGAACTTTATCATTTGTTCTGATCGAAAAATCGGTGATTTAACGGTTTTTCTAGGAAGGACTTTTTTTCTCTAAAAATCCCATAAATTTATGACTAATGCCTTACTGATTCTAGGGGAATTAAATGATCGAGATATAGATTGGATCGTGACCCAAGGAAAACGAGAAGTTTTGCAAGCGGGTACTGTTCTAATTGAAGAAGATCAACCCTTAGATGCGCTTTATATTGTGTTGAGTGGAACCCTCAACGTTTGTGTGGCTGCTTTAGGAAATCAAGTGGTTGGAAAAATTGGCGGTGGTGAAATATTAGGGGAAATGTCTTTTGTGGATGGACGTTTACCCTCGGCTACAGTGCAAGCGGTTGAAGAGTGTTGTGTGTTATCCATTTCTCGATCACTTTTATCTCAAAAATTAGAAGAGGATGTTTTATTCTCATTGAGATTTTATCGAGCTATTACTAAATTTTTATCCTCCCGCTTACGAGCTACCGTTAACCATTTTGGCCATGAAGAAAACGTTACTTTGTTAGCTTCTAAATCTTCCAATAATATAGCCGAAAATGAACCCAATCATCGTTTAGATTGGATTATGCAGCGTTTGGGAGGGTAATCATTAATACAATTAAAAAATTTTCGAGAAGCAAACTTATTGCTTTTATGATTAAACTTGTCCATTTAGATTATTTTAATTATTTTTAATTATGACTTTAAATTTTGATCAAGAAATGATGCAATATTGCTTGAAATTAGCTTGTCAAGCATTAGGAAAAACAGCACCTAATCCCTTAGTTGGATGTGTCATCGTTCAAGATAAAAAAATTGTAGGAGAAGGGTTTCATCCGGGTGCTGGACAACCCCATGCCGAAGTTTTTGCTCTGAGAAATGCCGGAGAAAAAGCCAAGGGAGCAACGGTTTATGTTAATTTAGAACCTTGTAATCATTTTGGGCGGACTCCTCCCTGTACAGAAGCTTTAATTCAAGCTGAAGTGGCTAAAGTTGTGGTGGGAATGGTTGATCCCAATCCTTTAGTTTCAGGAACAGGAATTCAACGGTTAAAAGATGCAGGAATTGAGGTTATTGTTGGCCTTGAAGAACCAGATTGTCAACAATTAAATGAAGCTTTTGTCTATCGAATTTTGCATCAGAAACCCTGGGGAATTTTGAAATATGCCATGACCTTAGATGGAAAAATTGCCACCACAACAGGTCATAGTTCTTGGGTGACGGGAACCGAAGCTCGACAAAAAGTTCATCAGTTGCGCGTTGCTTGTGATGCGGTCATTGTCGGAGGAAATACCGTCCGACGAGATAATCCTTGGCTAACGACCCACGAAGCCGGAGAACCCAACCCTTTGCGAGTGGTTATGAGTCGAACTTTAGACTTACCCAAACAAGCCCATTTATGGGACACTCAAGAAGCGAAAACTTTAGTTATAACAGAGGAGGGTGTAAATCCAGATTTCCAACAGTTTTTGCAGAATAAGGGGGTAGAGGTAGCGGAATTATCGCCCTTGACGCCTGCCCAAGTCATGGCTTATTTGTATAAACGTCAGTTTTTATCGGTGTTGTGGGAATGTGGAGGAACCCTTGCGGCTCAGGCGCTCGTAGATGGCAGTATTCATAAAATCTTAGCGTTTATTGCCCCTAAAATTATTGGGGGAAAAACAGCACCATCTCCGGTCGCAGATTTAGGGTTAACTCAGATGACAGAAGCACTTTTATTAGAACGAATGACCTGGGGTTCTGTAGGTAAAGATTTTTGGATTGAAGGATATTTATTTCAAACTTAATTATGAGCGAAGTTGCCCTATTAAGTCTTATGGTCAGTAGCCTAGGAATTGATGCTGTTTTATTGGCGAGTTGGCTCTGTTCCATACAAACTGATATACAATTAGAACAGGAGGAGGAAGAAACATTGACTCGGTACGACTCAGAAGATACTAAACAAATGCCTGTAAAATCTATACAACCTAACGGCTATTCTAACGCTGAATCTCCTGAACCTTTCGTTCGGGAATGGGAGTATAAAATTGTTCGGGCAAGTCGAGATGTATTTCGGAATCCAACTATTTTTAAAAAGTTATGTCAGGAAGAAACCGAAATGGGTTGGATTTTAGTGGAAAAATTAGATGATCGACGGGTTCGGTTTAAGCGTCCAAGAGGACTAGATCATGCCGAAAACCATTACCAAATTAAAGCTGATCCCTATCGTTCAACCTATGGTTCTTCTAGTAATTTAGGAGCTTGGTTAACGGTGATTGCTTTTATAACTGCCATTATTTTACCTGCCTATTTAGGATTTTCATTAGTTGCCATGAGCTTTAATAAATCCTATCAAAATTCTTCCCCCACGATTTCATCTCCTGAACCCGAAGTTTCTCCTACTTCCCCTTAAAACGTCCTCAAAACAATTACAATGATCGGCGATAACCTCACCCTTACTTACACTTTTTGCAGGTTTGGGGAGGTTACAACACTATTTCTATAGAAATAATGAATAATGTTACGCTTACCTTGGAATCAATTTGTAGCAAAAACCATCGGTAAACTGCCGTTAAGAACAGTTTTAATTGTACCTTTTGTGGTACAAATTACGGCTACGGTTGGATTAGTGGGTTATTTTTCATTTAAAAATGGACAAAAAGCTGTTGAAAATTTAGCCCAGCAGTTAATGAACCAAGTAAGTAATCGTGTTCAAGAAAATTTACAGTTTTTCTTAGAAACTCCCGATCAAATTAACCAAACTAATTATAATCAAATTAAATTAGGTTTTTTAAATACAACTAATTTATATCCTTGGGAAAAATACCTTTGGCGACAAGTTCAATTATATCCTGATATTACTTTTATTGCCATTGCGACCAATCAAAATAAACAAAGGTCAGGTGAAAAACGCCTGAATGGTGATTTCCAAGTTAATGTTGTCGGGGATGATGTTGGTAATAATTTCTATACGTTTCAACTTGATTCTCAAGGAAATCGGACTCAAGGTGAATTAGTCAAAAAAGACTATGATTTACGTCAACATCCCACTTACTTAAAAGTCATAAAAGAACGCCGAGCTTCCTGGAGTAATGTA
Encoded here:
- a CDS encoding tetratricopeptide repeat protein: MGYAIDVNQSNFEQEVIKVSYKSPVFVDFYATWCGPCQILKPILEKLVNEYDFILAKIDIDQNPELASQYGVEGVPDVRIVLQGEMQPGFVGALTEAQIRQTLSQFNLKSNFDQDLEALKTAITQKNFPTAKQLLDQLFSHYPNRLEVVLEAANFLIVLNQLENAEKLLNTIGEDQRDFFPKAQALKQLIQLKTDATASGESQLEQNYAKACQLTLAEDYAEALSLFLEIVSTDRKYKEDGARKAMLTIFNLLGDDHPLTQKYRKQLMLQLY
- a CDS encoding cyclic nucleotide-binding domain-containing protein, with protein sequence MTNALLILGELNDRDIDWIVTQGKREVLQAGTVLIEEDQPLDALYIVLSGTLNVCVAALGNQVVGKIGGGEILGEMSFVDGRLPSATVQAVEECCVLSISRSLLSQKLEEDVLFSLRFYRAITKFLSSRLRATVNHFGHEENVTLLASKSSNNIAENEPNHRLDWIMQRLGG
- the ribD gene encoding bifunctional diaminohydroxyphosphoribosylaminopyrimidine deaminase/5-amino-6-(5-phosphoribosylamino)uracil reductase RibD, whose amino-acid sequence is MTLNFDQEMMQYCLKLACQALGKTAPNPLVGCVIVQDKKIVGEGFHPGAGQPHAEVFALRNAGEKAKGATVYVNLEPCNHFGRTPPCTEALIQAEVAKVVVGMVDPNPLVSGTGIQRLKDAGIEVIVGLEEPDCQQLNEAFVYRILHQKPWGILKYAMTLDGKIATTTGHSSWVTGTEARQKVHQLRVACDAVIVGGNTVRRDNPWLTTHEAGEPNPLRVVMSRTLDLPKQAHLWDTQEAKTLVITEEGVNPDFQQFLQNKGVEVAELSPLTPAQVMAYLYKRQFLSVLWECGGTLAAQALVDGSIHKILAFIAPKIIGGKTAPSPVADLGLTQMTEALLLERMTWGSVGKDFWIEGYLFQT